From the genome of Candidatus Micrarchaeia archaeon:
CCCGAGTTTTAAAATATTTGGCAGCTTAGAGTAATGCGTTTATATGCAAGGTGATTTGATGATAACCATTGACCATGCTGGCTGCGTGATTTGCGTCGGATGCGCTTCTGTGTGCCCGTTCGGGGCCGTCGAGCTCATCGGAACGAGAATCAAGACTTACCCGGAAAAATGCACTGACTGCGGGCTGTGTATAAAGGCGTGCCCTGCGAACGTGATTACTCTCCATAAAGGAGTAAAGGATGTGAAGGACTTGCCTGCCGAGGCGAGGAAGAAACTCTGAATGGTGGTGCTGATGGCTAAGAACGGATACGATTACGACGCGATAGTAATAGGGGCAGGGCCTGCTGGAAGCACAGTTGCTAGATTGCTTGCGCAGAATGGGAAGGACGTGCTTGTGATAGACAAGAGGAAGGATGTAGGAAGCCCGGTGAGATGCGGCGAAGGGCTCGGGGAGCGGGAAGTGGTTGCCATGGGGCTCGAGCTTCCGAAAGAGGTCATTTCAACTCCTATTCTTGGCGCGAAAGTTGTGGGGCCCAACGGAAAGGAAATCGTCTGGAAAAGCAAGGACACCCATGGGTGGGTGCTGGAGAGGAAGATGTTCGACAAATGGCTCGCGGAACTTGCGGTGCACGAGGGAGCCGAAGTGAAGGTTTACACTAGGGCAGTGGACCTCGTGAAGAAAGATGGGAAAATAGATGGAGTGAGGATGGAGAAATACGGGAAGGATGCATACGATGTGAGCGCCCCGCTGGTGATAAGCGCGGAAGGGATGGAGGCGCACATCGCAAGGAAAGCGGGATTCAAGACGGTGCATAATTTGTATGATGTTGACACGTGTTATCAATATGAGATGCAGGAGTACGAGCACGAGAACTTGATTGAGCTTTATTTCGGGAACGAGATTGCCCCGCGGGGCTACGTGTGGATATTCCCGAAGAAGGACAAGAAAGCGAATGTGGGAATCGGAATAGGGGCGAATCTCGCGAAGTGGAAGAAGAACAGCGGGATAATGGGCGCAGGGCCGAAAATACTGCTTGACGATTTCATCGCGAATAATCCTAAATTGAAGGACGCGAGCACGCTGGTGGATTTCGGGGGAGTGATAAGCGTCGGGGCTCCCTTGGATAAATTCGTTGATGATAATATTATGGTGGTCGGGACTGCGGCAAAGCAGGTGGACCCCATACACGGGGGCGGAATCGCACTCGCGCTTGAGGCAGGGGTAATGGCTGCGAAGGTTGCGAACGAGGCGATTGAGAAGGGGGATTTCTCGAAGCAGAAGCTGTACGAATACGAGAAGATGTGGAGGGCCGACCCAGGGAAGAAGGTGGAGAAGAGGCTCCTCCTCAGGAAGGTGCTCGAGAACATGAGCGATGATGATTTCAAGCACATATTCAACACCATAACTTACCCTGATTTGGATTTGGTGATGCAGGGAAAGTTCGCAGGGCCGGTCGCGAAGGTGCTTGGGGGAAGGCCGCAGCTCGTGGGCGTGCTCAGGGCGCTGATTTCATAATTCTTCTTTTTTAGAATTTCGAGTGAATTAGGTTAGCGGAAGCTGGGCTAAAGGTTATAAATTTTAAACTATATAACAAATCATTATATAGTTAACAAAAATGATGGTGTACGCATGGCAGGGAAGATAAAAATTGGAATTATCGGCGCGGGAAACTGCGCTTCAGGCTTCATACAGGGAATCGAGTATTACAGACAGCATCCTGAGCGCGAAGTGGTCGGGATAATGCATCAGGACATAGGGGGCTACGACGTGCGCGATATCGAAGTGGTGTGCGCTTTTGATGTGGATAAAAATAAGGTGGGGAAAACGCTGGACGAGGCGCTGTACGTGAAGCCCAATTTAGTGAACTGGGTGAAGCTGCCCAAAAGCGGGGTTGTGGTGAGGCAGGGGCCGCTTTACGACGGATTGGGAAAATATCTTTCAAAGATTATTGAGCCGGCGAAGGAAAGGCCTGCGGAGGAACTGGAAAAGGAGATAGTTGGGGAGATAAAGAGGAGCGGGGCTGAAATACTTGTGAATTACCTCCCAGTGGGGAGCCAGAAGGCGACTGAATTTTGGGCAGAAATTGCGCTGAAAACAAGGGTTGCGTTCATAAACGCGATACCTGTGTTCATAGCTTCAGGGCTGAAGTGGGAGAAAAAATTCGCGCAGGCTGGAATCCCGGTAATCGGGGATGACATGAAAGGGATGATTGGCGCCACCATTGTGCACAGGGTGCTTGCGAAGCTCACCCAGGACAGGGGTGCTGAATTGAGCAGGACTTACCAGCTCAATGTGGGCGGGAACACGGATTTCAGGAACATGCTGGAAAGGGAAAGGCTAGAAAGTAAGAAGATTTCAAAAACAGAGAGCGTGCAGAGCCAGCTGAAGCGCCCTTTGCCTGCTGACGACATACACATAGGGCCGTCGGATTTCGTGCCTTTTCTGGGGAACACGAAAATAGCGTTCATGAGACTGGAGGGGAAGATGTGGGCGGATATTCCGTACAATATGGAAATAAGGCTGGATGTGGACGACAAGGCGAATGCCGGAGGAATAATCGCTGATGCGGTGAGGATTGCGAAAGTCGCGCTGGAGAAAAAAGTTGGGGGTGCGCTCATAGGGCCTTCCGCGTATTTGATGAAGCATCCGCCGAAGCAGATGAGCGATTCGGAAGCGAAGAAAGAGATGGAACTGTTTTTTCAGAATTGATTTGTATCAAGGGCCGGGAAACGAGTAGGACCATTCGGAGGAGCGTTTTCCCTTTAGATAATGAGCATAGAGGAGGCCGAAAAATAAACCGCCCAGGTGGGCAGCCCCTCCGATTCCGCTCGCTTGCCCTGCAGGAGTTACGTACAGGATGTTTATGAATACCCAGAACGCGACCGCGTACTTCATCTTCATCGGGAAGAAATACAGGTAAACGAAGCTGTCCGGCTCGAACAGCGCGACCGCCCCCAGGATTGCGAAGATGGCCCCGCTCGCGCCTAGCGCTGGAGCCGGCGACGTGATGCCTGCGAAAACGAATGCGAGGTAGAGGAGATTTCCCACTATGCCGCCGAGGAAGAATATCTTGTACATTTCCCTCTTTCCTGCGATGCGCATGAGCGG
Proteins encoded in this window:
- a CDS encoding 4Fe-4S dicluster domain-containing protein encodes the protein MITIDHAGCVICVGCASVCPFGAVELIGTRIKTYPEKCTDCGLCIKACPANVITLHKGVKDVKDLPAEARKKL
- a CDS encoding NAD(P)/FAD-dependent oxidoreductase, with the translated sequence MAKNGYDYDAIVIGAGPAGSTVARLLAQNGKDVLVIDKRKDVGSPVRCGEGLGEREVVAMGLELPKEVISTPILGAKVVGPNGKEIVWKSKDTHGWVLERKMFDKWLAELAVHEGAEVKVYTRAVDLVKKDGKIDGVRMEKYGKDAYDVSAPLVISAEGMEAHIARKAGFKTVHNLYDVDTCYQYEMQEYEHENLIELYFGNEIAPRGYVWIFPKKDKKANVGIGIGANLAKWKKNSGIMGAGPKILLDDFIANNPKLKDASTLVDFGGVISVGAPLDKFVDDNIMVVGTAAKQVDPIHGGGIALALEAGVMAAKVANEAIEKGDFSKQKLYEYEKMWRADPGKKVEKRLLLRKVLENMSDDDFKHIFNTITYPDLDLVMQGKFAGPVAKVLGGRPQLVGVLRALIS
- a CDS encoding inositol-3-phosphate synthase translates to MAGKIKIGIIGAGNCASGFIQGIEYYRQHPEREVVGIMHQDIGGYDVRDIEVVCAFDVDKNKVGKTLDEALYVKPNLVNWVKLPKSGVVVRQGPLYDGLGKYLSKIIEPAKERPAEELEKEIVGEIKRSGAEILVNYLPVGSQKATEFWAEIALKTRVAFINAIPVFIASGLKWEKKFAQAGIPVIGDDMKGMIGATIVHRVLAKLTQDRGAELSRTYQLNVGGNTDFRNMLERERLESKKISKTESVQSQLKRPLPADDIHIGPSDFVPFLGNTKIAFMRLEGKMWADIPYNMEIRLDVDDKANAGGIIADAVRIAKVALEKKVGGALIGPSAYLMKHPPKQMSDSEAKKEMELFFQN
- a CDS encoding rhomboid family intramembrane serine protease; protein product: MLYLLAAMALAFVAQLVIPGFTELFYLDPSKPLELWRLVTSIFMHGGIEHLFFNALSLFFFAPPLMRIAGKREMYKIFFLGGIVGNLLYLAFVFAGITSPAPALGASGAIFAILGAVALFEPDSFVYLYFFPMKMKYAVAFWVFINILYVTPAGQASGIGGAAHLGGLFFGLLYAHYLKGKRSSEWSYSFPGP